A genome region from Micromonospora peucetia includes the following:
- a CDS encoding TauD/TfdA family dioxygenase, whose amino-acid sequence MSTPRMTVPPLPRGPAEKPLPFVLTAGTPGEPIGGLLAAGRATIRARLREHGAVLLRGFDIGGVDGFEGVVRVLSGEPLGYAERSSPRSTIQGRVYTSTDFPSAEEIFLHNENSYQADWPMALYFYCLRTPATMGATPLADTRLVRQSIDPAVRAEFIARGWLVVRNFHEGFGVPWQQAFNTDDRDEVSRYCARSGIEVEWTGSGLCTRARRDAVHRHPGTGELLWFNHVTFFHVTTLAEEVCAGLRELFDETELPTNTYYGDGGRIPDDVVAHLRDCYRRAQRRFDWQRDDVLVVDNMLAAHAREAFTGDRRIAVAMAEPYSAALAAAGTAPG is encoded by the coding sequence ATGAGTACGCCCCGGATGACGGTGCCGCCGCTGCCGCGCGGTCCGGCCGAGAAACCGCTTCCGTTCGTCCTTACCGCCGGTACGCCGGGGGAACCGATCGGCGGGCTGCTGGCCGCCGGCCGGGCCACGATCCGGGCCCGGTTGCGTGAGCACGGGGCCGTCCTGCTGCGCGGGTTCGACATCGGCGGGGTGGACGGCTTCGAGGGGGTGGTCCGGGTGCTCTCCGGGGAGCCGTTGGGCTACGCCGAGCGTTCGTCGCCCCGCAGCACCATCCAGGGGCGGGTCTACACCTCGACGGACTTTCCGTCGGCCGAGGAGATATTCCTGCACAACGAGAACTCCTACCAGGCCGACTGGCCCATGGCGTTGTACTTCTACTGCCTGCGGACGCCGGCCACCATGGGTGCCACCCCGCTCGCCGACACCCGCCTGGTGCGCCAGTCCATCGACCCGGCGGTGCGTGCCGAGTTCATCGCCCGGGGCTGGCTGGTGGTGCGTAACTTCCACGAGGGCTTCGGCGTGCCCTGGCAGCAGGCGTTCAACACCGACGACCGGGACGAGGTGTCGCGCTACTGCGCCCGTAGCGGCATCGAGGTGGAGTGGACCGGCTCGGGGCTGTGCACCCGTGCCCGACGCGATGCCGTGCACCGGCACCCGGGGACCGGTGAGCTGCTCTGGTTCAACCACGTGACCTTCTTCCACGTGACCACGCTGGCCGAGGAGGTCTGCGCCGGGCTGCGGGAACTGTTCGACGAGACCGAGCTGCCCACCAACACCTACTACGGCGACGGCGGGCGGATCCCGGACGACGTGGTGGCGCACCTGCGGGACTGCTACCGCAGGGCCCAGCGGCGCTTCGACTGGCAGCGCGACGACGTCCTGGTGGTGGACAACATGCTCGCCGCGCATGCCCGGGAAGCGTTCACCGGCGACCGGAGGATCGCCGTGGCGATGGCCGAGCCGTACAGCGCGGCGCTCGCGGCGGCCGGTACCGCCCCGGGCTGA
- a CDS encoding non-ribosomal peptide synthetase — MSDHEDGYAVSSAQEQLWFVDQLRSGASEYLLHQAVRVRGPLDTTALGAALTGISARHEILRTRYDTVDGRAVQVIAPPGPVDIDLVDLGDPPAGDRDSRLDEVLDAALDVPLDLRKDPPLRTRLIRCAADDHVLLFVVHHIAFDGWSWGVLARELHALYEAFVTGRPSPLPPLPVQYADFAAWQRENWLSGPHVDAQVGYWRERLSGLGPLDLPTDRPRPAHWQAAGDGLTFTVPADLATALTRLGADRGATPFMVFLAAFQLLLGRYAGQTDVAVGVSVAGRHEVELEDLIGLFVNTVVLRADLAGPASFHDLLDQVRTTTLDAYDNQQVPFARIVAELAPERDLSRNPLFQVGFGLHDADRTPIALPGLPVTEQFTSWNSSAFDLSLQLVGQPDGSYHGEVVFPTALFDGARVHRMVANYLQLLTVVVATRQVPLDELDLLAPRERREVLSEWSQGADRAVGPGLPELFLAQAAASPEATALIADDGTEVGYAELAARARRLAAHLHTVGVRAGTPVGVAVHRGPDLVTALLGVLLAGGVHVPLAPDQPVGRLEFMAADAGVSVLVTESALRGLLSAGDAPVVLVDTGHDTGAGRGDGTGAVSLPATDPDAAAYVMYTSGSTGRPKGVVVTHAGIRNRVLWSVEQYRLTAADRVLQKTALGFDASMWEFLAPLVSGGTVVLAAPDAHRDPGAMLRAVRAHDVTVLQLVPSVLRVLLHESDLSGCAALRLVCSAGEPLPAALCAQLRALLAVEIWNTYGPTECAIDATAWRYRGDEGTGTVPIGGPLPGCTVLVLDAGDRPVPVGVAGQLCLGGVGLARGYRGRPALTGEKFTPNPYGGTPGERLYRTGDLARWRDDGSLEYLGRLDNQVKLHGVRIEPGEVEAALRRHPTVEAAVVTLYRPPSGDAELVAYVVPAAGARIDPDGLRDALADRLPAALVPSTVISLDTLPLTANGKLDRTALPAPDGPRPGADRRYLPPATDTERTIAGIWAGLLGVERVARDDNFFTLGGHSMLAIRGVLRVRRALDVELTVGQLFTAPTVAELAALVDEARPGADEPAGAAIRPVARDGSLPLSLGQRRLWFLDQLEPGSLEYLIPISMRLTGPFDVAVFRRAVDEVLNRHEILRTRYHSVGGEPVQVVDPPGPVRWELIDLSGALDVVDGAEALLRVAASRPFDLATERPIRAQVIRVAADEHLVALTMHHIAFDVWSMDILLRELDTLYRRYARGGAATVLPDLPVQYADFAAWETARQDSPELDAQLAYWSRQLAGSTPLELPTDRPRPALRDPAGDNVVVEVPTDVGRALAELGNREGATLFMVLLAAFQVMLGRYAGQHDVAVGTPVAGRTRQETEDLLGFFVNNLVMRTELVDDQPFPVLLDQVRRTVTDAFGNQDVAFERLVDALRPDRDLSRNPLFQVMFELQHLERMTATLGPTTIEHVDSAYPVAKFDLTLSVEQHRDGRLRCGFEYATALWDRRTIERMAGHYLHLLAQVATAPGTALRDLTLPTDAERAYLIGPWAGEPVEPVSSGEPAGPLTAAGPAGTGVVELFGRRVRRHPDVVAVEFDGRRLTFAELDTRANRLAHHLRGLGVRPEVPVAVCLERGLEVVVTLLAVLKAGGVYLPVDPDHPTERLRFMLADAGAAVAVTVERFADRVAAEGVAVVAVDTDRAVIAGRDGTAPDPSTGSDDLAYVIYTSGSTGWPKGVMIPHGAYAHHCGVIARAYDIDPGDRVVLLSALTFDVAMDGMMATLLAGATLVVSDPLFWSPAELPDRLEQHRVTHMEITPAYYREVMDALPAGDDRLRHLKLMNVGSDVVTVADARRWAATGLPGRFLVNYGPTEATVTCLLHPVTGDPPGERIEAALPIGRPVPGTRAHVADEHLNLVPVGVPGELLLGGVRLARGYLNRPGLTADRFVPDPFGDGPGGRLYRTGDLVRYRPDGTIEFLGRIDQQVKIRGFRIELGEIESALAEHPAIRAVAVLARETQPGEKGLVAYLVCRDGTPPAVGELRAHLRDRLPDHMVPAQWMVLDALPLTSSKKVDRRALPAPTPVRADLSRAYEAPRTPLEEAVAGVWATVLEVDRVGIHDDFFDLGGHSLLATRVLAHLRQGFDLDLPLRLLFEQTTVTDLAGAVHTAIENEIAQLSDAEVAELLMEGNL; from the coding sequence CTGTCCGATCACGAGGACGGCTACGCCGTGTCGTCGGCGCAGGAGCAGCTCTGGTTCGTCGACCAACTGCGCTCCGGTGCCAGCGAGTATCTCCTGCACCAGGCGGTACGGGTGCGCGGCCCACTCGACACCACGGCGTTGGGGGCCGCGCTGACCGGGATCAGCGCGCGGCACGAGATCCTGCGGACCCGGTACGACACGGTGGACGGACGTGCCGTGCAGGTGATCGCCCCGCCCGGCCCGGTCGACATCGACCTCGTCGACCTGGGTGACCCGCCGGCCGGCGACCGGGACAGCCGCCTCGACGAGGTGCTGGACGCGGCCCTCGACGTCCCGCTCGACCTGCGCAAGGACCCACCGCTACGGACCCGGCTGATCCGCTGCGCGGCGGACGACCACGTCCTGCTGTTCGTGGTGCATCACATCGCCTTCGACGGCTGGTCCTGGGGCGTCCTCGCCAGGGAACTGCACGCTCTCTACGAGGCGTTCGTCACCGGTCGGCCCAGCCCGCTGCCGCCGCTGCCCGTCCAGTACGCGGACTTCGCCGCCTGGCAGCGCGAGAACTGGCTGTCCGGGCCGCACGTCGACGCCCAGGTCGGCTACTGGCGGGAGCGGCTGTCCGGGCTCGGCCCGCTGGACCTGCCGACCGACCGGCCCCGGCCCGCGCACTGGCAGGCCGCCGGCGACGGCCTCACCTTCACCGTGCCGGCGGACCTGGCGACCGCCCTGACCCGACTCGGCGCGGACCGGGGCGCCACCCCGTTCATGGTCTTCCTCGCCGCCTTCCAGCTCCTGCTCGGCCGGTACGCCGGTCAGACCGACGTGGCGGTCGGGGTGTCGGTGGCCGGGCGGCACGAGGTCGAGCTGGAGGACCTGATCGGCCTCTTCGTCAACACCGTCGTGCTCCGGGCCGACCTGGCCGGCCCGGCGTCCTTCCACGACCTGCTCGACCAGGTCCGGACGACCACCCTGGACGCCTACGACAACCAGCAGGTGCCGTTCGCCCGGATCGTCGCCGAGCTGGCCCCGGAGCGGGACCTGTCCCGCAACCCGCTGTTCCAGGTCGGGTTCGGGTTGCACGACGCCGACCGGACCCCCATCGCCCTGCCCGGCCTGCCCGTCACCGAGCAGTTCACCTCGTGGAACTCGTCCGCGTTCGACCTCTCCCTGCAACTCGTGGGGCAACCGGACGGCTCGTACCACGGGGAGGTGGTCTTCCCCACCGCGCTGTTCGACGGCGCCCGGGTGCACCGGATGGTCGCCAACTACCTGCAGCTGCTGACCGTCGTCGTCGCCACCCGCCAGGTCCCCCTGGACGAGCTGGACCTGCTGGCCCCCCGGGAACGCCGGGAAGTGCTCAGCGAGTGGAGCCAGGGCGCCGACCGGGCCGTGGGCCCGGGGCTGCCGGAGCTCTTCCTCGCCCAGGCGGCGGCGTCTCCCGAAGCGACCGCGCTGATCGCCGACGACGGCACCGAGGTCGGCTACGCCGAGCTGGCCGCACGCGCCCGGAGGCTCGCCGCCCACCTGCACACCGTCGGGGTTCGCGCCGGCACTCCGGTCGGGGTCGCGGTGCACCGTGGACCGGACCTGGTGACCGCGCTGCTCGGGGTGCTGCTCGCCGGTGGCGTCCATGTGCCCCTCGCCCCCGACCAGCCGGTCGGTCGGCTGGAGTTCATGGCGGCTGACGCCGGGGTGTCGGTGCTGGTCACCGAATCGGCCCTGCGGGGCCTGCTGTCGGCCGGTGACGCCCCGGTGGTGCTCGTTGACACCGGCCACGACACCGGGGCCGGTCGCGGCGACGGCACCGGAGCGGTGTCGCTGCCGGCCACCGACCCCGACGCTGCCGCCTACGTCATGTACACCTCCGGATCGACCGGCCGGCCCAAGGGGGTCGTCGTCACCCACGCCGGTATCCGTAACCGGGTGCTGTGGTCGGTCGAGCAGTACCGGCTCACCGCCGCCGACCGGGTGCTCCAGAAGACCGCCCTCGGCTTCGACGCCTCCATGTGGGAGTTCCTGGCCCCACTGGTCAGCGGCGGCACGGTCGTGCTGGCCGCCCCGGACGCCCACCGCGATCCGGGCGCGATGCTGCGGGCGGTGCGGGCGCACGACGTCACGGTGCTGCAACTGGTGCCGTCCGTGCTGCGGGTGCTGCTGCACGAATCCGACCTGTCCGGGTGTGCCGCGCTGCGGCTGGTCTGCTCCGCGGGGGAACCCCTGCCGGCGGCGCTCTGCGCGCAGCTTCGCGCCCTGCTGGCCGTGGAGATCTGGAACACCTACGGCCCCACCGAGTGCGCGATCGACGCGACCGCCTGGCGCTACCGTGGTGACGAGGGAACCGGGACCGTCCCGATCGGCGGGCCGCTGCCTGGCTGCACCGTCCTGGTTCTCGACGCCGGCGACCGGCCGGTGCCGGTCGGGGTGGCCGGCCAGCTCTGCCTCGGCGGGGTCGGCCTGGCGCGTGGTTACCGGGGTCGACCCGCCCTGACCGGGGAGAAGTTCACCCCCAACCCGTACGGCGGCACGCCGGGGGAGCGCCTGTACCGCACCGGCGACCTGGCCCGGTGGCGCGACGACGGCAGCCTGGAGTACCTGGGCCGGCTCGACAACCAGGTCAAGCTGCACGGGGTACGCATCGAGCCGGGTGAGGTCGAGGCGGCCCTGCGGCGGCACCCGACCGTCGAGGCGGCGGTGGTGACGCTGTACCGCCCGCCGTCCGGCGACGCCGAGCTGGTCGCGTACGTGGTTCCCGCCGCCGGTGCCCGGATCGATCCGGACGGACTGCGGGACGCGCTCGCCGACCGGCTGCCCGCCGCGCTGGTCCCGTCCACCGTGATCAGCCTGGACACCCTTCCGCTGACCGCGAACGGCAAGCTGGACCGGACGGCCCTGCCGGCGCCCGACGGCCCCCGCCCCGGCGCCGACCGGAGGTACCTGCCGCCGGCCACCGACACCGAGCGGACCATTGCCGGGATCTGGGCCGGTCTGCTCGGCGTCGAGCGGGTCGCCCGGGACGACAACTTCTTCACCCTCGGCGGCCATTCCATGCTCGCCATCCGGGGTGTGCTCCGGGTACGCCGGGCACTCGACGTGGAGCTGACCGTCGGGCAGCTCTTCACCGCCCCCACCGTCGCCGAGCTCGCCGCCCTGGTCGACGAGGCCCGCCCGGGCGCCGACGAGCCGGCAGGCGCGGCGATCCGACCGGTGGCGCGGGACGGGAGCCTGCCGCTCTCCCTCGGCCAGCGCCGGCTGTGGTTCCTGGACCAGCTCGAACCGGGCAGCCTCGAATACCTGATCCCGATCTCGATGCGGCTGACCGGCCCGTTCGACGTGGCGGTGTTCCGGCGGGCGGTGGACGAGGTGCTCAACCGGCACGAGATCCTGCGGACCCGCTACCACTCGGTCGGCGGCGAGCCGGTGCAGGTGGTCGACCCGCCGGGACCGGTCAGGTGGGAGCTGATCGACCTCAGCGGCGCACTGGACGTCGTCGACGGTGCCGAGGCGCTGCTGCGGGTCGCGGCCAGCCGGCCCTTCGACCTGGCCACCGAACGCCCGATCCGGGCCCAGGTGATCCGGGTCGCCGCCGACGAGCACCTGGTCGCGCTGACCATGCACCACATCGCGTTCGACGTCTGGTCGATGGACATCCTCCTGCGCGAACTCGACACCCTCTACCGCAGGTACGCGCGGGGCGGCGCGGCCACCGTACTGCCCGACCTGCCCGTGCAGTACGCGGACTTCGCGGCCTGGGAGACGGCCCGCCAGGACAGCCCCGAACTGGACGCCCAGCTCGCCTACTGGTCCCGACAGCTGGCCGGGTCGACCCCGCTGGAGCTGCCCACCGACCGGCCCCGCCCGGCGCTGCGGGACCCGGCCGGTGACAACGTCGTCGTCGAGGTGCCGACTGATGTCGGGCGGGCGCTGGCCGAGCTGGGCAACCGGGAGGGCGCCACTCTGTTCATGGTGTTGCTGGCGGCCTTCCAGGTCATGCTCGGCCGGTACGCCGGGCAGCACGACGTGGCCGTCGGCACCCCCGTCGCCGGTCGGACCCGACAGGAGACCGAGGACCTGCTCGGCTTCTTCGTCAACAACCTGGTGATGCGCACCGAACTGGTCGACGACCAGCCCTTCCCGGTCCTGCTCGACCAGGTGCGCCGCACCGTGACGGACGCGTTCGGCAACCAGGACGTCGCCTTCGAGCGGCTGGTCGACGCGCTGCGGCCGGACCGGGACCTGTCCCGCAATCCGCTGTTCCAGGTGATGTTCGAACTGCAACACCTGGAACGGATGACCGCGACCCTCGGCCCGACCACCATCGAGCACGTCGACAGCGCGTACCCGGTGGCCAAGTTCGACCTCACCCTCTCCGTGGAGCAGCACCGGGACGGCCGGCTGCGCTGCGGGTTCGAGTACGCCACCGCGCTGTGGGACCGCCGCACCATCGAACGGATGGCCGGGCACTACCTGCACCTGCTCGCCCAGGTGGCGACCGCCCCGGGAACCGCCCTGCGCGACCTGACCCTGCCCACCGACGCGGAGCGGGCGTACCTGATCGGGCCGTGGGCCGGCGAACCGGTCGAGCCGGTCAGTTCCGGCGAGCCGGCCGGACCGTTGACCGCCGCCGGACCCGCCGGTACCGGCGTGGTGGAGCTGTTCGGCCGGCGGGTCCGGCGGCACCCGGACGTCGTGGCGGTGGAGTTCGACGGCCGGCGGCTGACCTTCGCCGAGCTGGACACCCGGGCCAATCGGCTCGCCCACCATCTGCGCGGACTCGGGGTACGCCCGGAGGTCCCGGTCGCGGTCTGCCTGGAACGCGGCCTGGAGGTGGTGGTCACGCTGCTCGCGGTGCTCAAGGCAGGTGGGGTGTACCTACCGGTCGACCCGGACCATCCCACCGAGCGGCTGCGTTTCATGCTCGCCGACGCCGGGGCTGCGGTGGCGGTCACCGTGGAGCGCTTCGCCGACCGGGTCGCCGCCGAAGGGGTGGCCGTGGTCGCCGTGGACACCGACCGGGCGGTGATCGCCGGTCGGGACGGTACCGCGCCGGACCCGTCGACCGGGTCGGACGATCTCGCCTACGTCATCTACACCTCGGGCTCCACGGGGTGGCCCAAGGGCGTGATGATCCCGCACGGTGCGTACGCCCACCACTGCGGCGTCATCGCCCGGGCGTACGACATCGACCCCGGCGACCGGGTGGTGCTGCTCTCCGCGCTCACCTTCGACGTGGCGATGGACGGCATGATGGCCACCCTGCTGGCCGGGGCGACCCTGGTGGTCAGCGACCCGCTCTTCTGGAGCCCGGCCGAGCTGCCGGACCGGCTCGAACAGCACCGGGTCACCCACATGGAGATCACCCCCGCCTACTACCGGGAGGTGATGGACGCCCTGCCGGCCGGTGACGACCGGCTGCGGCACCTGAAGCTGATGAACGTCGGCAGCGACGTGGTCACCGTCGCCGACGCCCGGCGTTGGGCGGCCACCGGACTGCCCGGCCGGTTCCTGGTCAACTACGGCCCGACCGAGGCGACCGTCACCTGCCTGCTGCACCCGGTCACCGGCGACCCGCCCGGAGAGCGGATCGAGGCGGCCCTGCCGATCGGCCGCCCGGTCCCCGGCACCCGGGCCCACGTGGCCGACGAACACCTGAACCTGGTGCCGGTCGGGGTGCCCGGTGAACTCCTGCTCGGCGGGGTGCGGCTGGCCCGGGGATACCTGAACCGGCCCGGACTGACCGCCGACCGGTTCGTGCCCGACCCGTTCGGCGACGGCCCCGGCGGCCGGCTCTACCGCACCGGCGACCTGGTCCGGTACCGGCCGGACGGGACGATCGAGTTCCTCGGCCGGATCGACCAGCAGGTCAAGATCCGGGGGTTCCGGATCGAACTCGGCGAGATCGAGTCGGCGCTGGCCGAGCACCCGGCGATCCGCGCGGTCGCGGTGCTGGCCCGGGAGACCCAGCCGGGGGAGAAGGGCCTGGTCGCCTACCTGGTCTGCCGGGACGGCACCCCGCCGGCGGTCGGTGAACTCCGGGCCCACCTGCGGGACCGGCTGCCGGACCACATGGTTCCGGCCCAGTGGATGGTGCTGGACGCACTGCCGCTGACCAGCAGCAAGAAGGTCGACCGCCGGGCCCTGCCCGCCCCGACACCCGTCCGCGCCGACCTCAGCCGAGCGTACGAGGCACCCCGTACCCCGTTGGAGGAGGCCGTGGCCGGCGTCTGGGCCACCGTGCTGGAGGTCGACCGGGTCGGCATCCACGACGACTTCTTCGACCTCGGCGGGCACTCGCTGCTCGCCACCCGGGTGCTCGCGCACCTGCGGCAGGGCTTCGACCTCGACCTGCCGCTGCGCCTGCTGTTCGAGCAGACGACCGTAACCGACCTCGCCGGCGCGGTGCACACGGCCATCGAGAACGAGATCGCACAGCTTTCCGACGCCGAGGTGGCGGAACTGCTGATGGAGGGAAACCTGTGA